A segment of the Lycium barbarum isolate Lr01 chromosome 7, ASM1917538v2, whole genome shotgun sequence genome:
TAAAATCACAACCCCCCTCCAAGTCTTGGTAGTTTTGCTTTGATTGGATTTCAAAACCATCTTTTGTGCACACACCTTCACTCTCCTAATCTCTAAGGTATGACTAAGTCTCTTCGATTTTAATGTGAAAATGGGTTTGAATAATCATGACAAGAGCTTATAGCATATCCTTAGGGCTTAGTTGGTGTGTTGATTGCTTGAAATAAACCCTaggtttatatgaaattgtgtaTATATAGGACTGTTGATTTTTCATGCTTAATCCTTGAAATTGTGGGTTGTTAGGGGTTTGTTTGACATATGGGGTAGTTCAATCATGCTTTAGGGGGAAGATTTGAGTGTCTTTTCACTTAAAACGTGAAAAATGGGAGTTGGGGTGAAAATTGGGGAAAATGATGGAGATGCGACCGCATATTGAGTTTGCGGAGTCGCATCTTCGTCGTATCTAGTGCTTTTGGTTGATAGTGGTGATAGTACAAACTATGAGTATGCGATCGAGATGCGTGACCACATCTTGATCCGCATACTCAAAGCAAGAAATTGGCAGTGAGGTCCATATTTTATGCTAGTTTGCGGGTCCGCAAACTGCATATGCGGTCGCATACTTGAAAATGCGGCGCCGCATACTCTCTTTGCAGCCACAAACTTCCCAAATTCACCCCTAGTTTTCTTCAATTCACCTGGCATCGTTGATAgtttaatgctttctttttacaccaaaaactcaaaaaaaaaaaaattagctaatTGCTTTCCTTTaataaaaaacaacaaaaatattttCATTTTCGTTTTCCTAATAGGTGTTGCTTGTACAGTATGACTCGTGGCAAGTCCATTGCTCAGAAAAACCCAGCGGACATCAGCAACAGATCCGAAAGAAAAAGGAGGCTGGACAGATCAACCTCAGCTGAGGGACCGTTATCCACTCCTTCGGACCTCAGCCTGTCACCCTAGCCTCGCGCAGTTCATCTGAATTGGCTCGACAATTGGCGGTAAGAATTAAATATGAAGATGGCCTCAGGTTCAAAGACCCAGGGGTGATGGAGCGTTATGACAACAAACGCACCTTCAACCTGGAAAAGCAAATAAGTTTGAAGGGGCTGCCTGAGAATTTCCCCAGGATCATGGAACAACTCCGAATAAGGAACTGGATGATTTTCACATAATCACCCGGGACTTTCGCGCCACAAATTGTCCAAGAGTTCTATACAAATCTGGGGGCGGCTATGGGAAAGAAGAAGGTGATGATGACTGGGCGTATGGTTCGGCGGGTGGTGGTGCCCATATTCCATGAGGGAATCAATCGAGAATATTTTGGGAATAATGACACACCTTATCGGGAGTACGAGGATAAGATAAGAAAGGATATTGTCCAGGGTCAACAGGATTGGTTGGCTGAGGTTCTTGCGGCTCCGGGTACTAGTCCTCCATGGATACACCCGAAGGTTGGGATTATGAAGGCTACCCTCAACATTGAGGCAAACTTTTGGTTATCTTTCATCAGCAGCAGATTCTGGCCTTCCCAAAATGAGACTTTGGTGGGTATTAACAAGGCGGTGTTGATAGCGTGTATCATGACAGGGGTGCACATCAATGTGGGTCGGATCATGTACTATCACATTATGGACAAAGCATGGCAGACTACTAGGTCCATCCCATTCCCTTGCTTAATTACTGCCTTATGCCGTCAGTTTCAGGTAGCCGTGTTCAAACGGGTTGACAGAGAGTTCCAGACTACCGGGTTCGTGGATATTTTAAGGACTGAGGATGATGAGAGCTTGGAGAGACAGAGAAAGAGAGCGAGAGCCCAGGTACACTACAAGAGAAAAGATCTTTAGCGAGGGGAAATGCAGTCATTAAAAGTCCAAATCCGGTTGTTAAAAGTCAATAACCACCGGATTTTA
Coding sequences within it:
- the LOC132604317 gene encoding uncharacterized protein LOC132604317: MGKKKVMMTGRMVRRVVVPIFHEGINREYFGNNDTPYREYEDKIRKDIVQGQQDWLAEVLAAPGTSPPWIHPKVGIMKATLNIEANFWLSFISSRFWPSQNETLVGINKAVLIACIMTGVHINVGRIMYYHIMDKAWQTTRSIPFPCLITALCRQFQVAVFKRVDREFQTTGFVDILRTEDDESLERQRKRARAQVHYKRKDL